A genomic region of Hydrogenovibrio crunogenus contains the following coding sequences:
- the pgeF gene encoding peptidoglycan editing factor PgeF, which yields MPIFHRNDLTFIQPDWLAPEHIKACVTTRVGGKSQAPFDALNLATHVGDDKQAVIQNRELLQQALQLPSQPFWLTQEHTDKVVLWEGLSYDSPPVADASWTTESEGVSCVLTADCLPLLVTNEEGHFVAAIHAGWRGLAKGVVSNTIQMLPGQREKMLVWIGPAISQPYFEVGKEVFDAFVNENTDAEKFFKPHNRTPQKWYADLPGLAEFKLNQLGIEQVFQSGLCSYRDQEWFYSYRRDQQTGRMASLIWFDQP from the coding sequence ATGCCGATATTCCACAGGAATGATCTGACATTTATTCAACCAGATTGGCTAGCCCCGGAACATATTAAGGCGTGCGTCACGACACGTGTTGGCGGAAAGAGTCAGGCACCGTTTGATGCTTTGAATCTCGCCACACACGTAGGGGATGATAAGCAGGCTGTTATTCAAAATCGTGAACTGCTTCAACAAGCGTTACAACTTCCAAGTCAGCCGTTTTGGTTGACTCAAGAACATACTGATAAGGTTGTTCTCTGGGAAGGGCTGTCTTATGACTCTCCTCCGGTTGCTGATGCTTCATGGACGACTGAATCAGAAGGGGTTTCCTGCGTTTTAACGGCAGATTGCTTACCATTGTTGGTAACCAATGAAGAGGGTCATTTTGTTGCCGCCATTCATGCGGGATGGAGGGGGCTGGCAAAAGGGGTTGTTTCAAACACGATTCAGATGTTGCCGGGTCAACGTGAAAAGATGTTGGTTTGGATTGGCCCTGCCATCAGTCAGCCTTATTTCGAAGTGGGAAAAGAGGTGTTTGATGCCTTCGTGAATGAAAATACAGATGCGGAAAAGTTTTTCAAACCGCATAACCGAACTCCTCAAAAATGGTATGCAGATTTGCCAGGCCTGGCGGAATTTAAATTGAACCAGTTAGGTATTGAGCAAGTTTTTCAAAGTGGGTTGTGCAGTTATCGTGACCAAGAGTGGTTTTATTCTTATCGAAGAGATCAGCAAACAGGCCGGATGGCGTCGCTTATATGGTTTGATCAGCCTTAA